One genomic window of Paenibacillus xylanilyticus includes the following:
- a CDS encoding CHASE3 domain-containing protein — translation MSKKRRFTIRSKILLGYLVVVLLFGAALLVLSAQINELQKENDFISHHDLEVHNLTNAIEKDVLDMETGQRGFMLTGKDSYLEPYNQALSEWNSNYDQLYGLISDNPSQQQRLQTIKTHILRWIEVAAEPSIALKNQGDQEQVVTFFQSDPGKNEIDLLRSQLTGFRNTEIALTEARVTSLAERSSTLLTIMYTLWAAIAAFSIGAAIMVSGNIVKTLRDVRQTIRDISQGGNLAERIQVRTEDEVGDLGRETNNLLDKVQEQNRVKDQLTSIATLLQNPTNLEGLSRLFLNELAILLEIPYSVLYYWKDNRLLRVAAYAADGDKEHSIGKVSLAPGEGLVGQSAVEKRILRMNDLPQNYIRISSGLGHASATSLTVVPVIFEGRTIAVIELASLKPLLENELEQLHELVEIFSVSLHSTATRMELQQLYDESQVLNEELQAQSEKLQLQTEEMLSQTEELQMQTEELHMLNERLELQKHAAETSASELASVADQLRTSSGYKSEFLANMSHELRTPLNSMLILSEILAENKHENLSSEEQKYASVIHTSGKDLLNLINDILDLSKVEAGEMDIDLGEVYLGVLPETMNQYFLKTAEQKGIDFRIQMQSHLPETIVTDEMRLHQILRNLLSNAFKFTHEGEVALTISRMNLASPEAGGPETDVIAFSVSDTGIGIAEDKLLQIFDAFKQADGATARKYGGTGLGLSISQSLATLLGGSISATSREGQGSVFTLFLPLRPEEPETKNNSRLFLNEVATTIPIVESLSNPSKDKILLTPLEESLLRGRQVFVVDDDIRNVYALANALEQYGMHIITAQNGYECLEMLERGEANPDIVLMDIMMPELDGYDTTRQIRERLKLTQLPIIALTAKAMKEDRDKCIAAGASDYISKPLNIKEVISRMKLWLSPEKLEI, via the coding sequence TTGTCGAAGAAGAGAAGGTTTACGATACGCTCCAAAATTTTGTTGGGCTATCTCGTTGTTGTATTGTTATTTGGAGCTGCCTTGCTGGTTCTATCGGCTCAGATTAATGAATTGCAAAAAGAAAACGATTTTATAAGCCATCATGACCTCGAAGTACACAACCTGACCAATGCCATTGAGAAGGATGTACTTGATATGGAGACCGGACAGCGAGGATTCATGCTAACAGGAAAAGACAGCTACCTGGAGCCCTACAATCAAGCACTCTCGGAGTGGAATTCGAATTATGACCAGCTATACGGACTCATCAGTGATAACCCATCCCAGCAGCAGAGATTGCAAACGATCAAAACGCATATTCTACGCTGGATTGAGGTTGCAGCAGAACCTTCCATTGCATTGAAAAATCAGGGTGATCAGGAGCAAGTAGTTACGTTTTTCCAATCCGATCCGGGTAAAAACGAAATCGATTTGCTCCGTTCACAGCTTACAGGCTTCCGTAATACAGAAATTGCTTTGACGGAAGCACGAGTAACCAGTCTTGCCGAACGCAGTTCCACCCTGCTTACGATCATGTATACCCTATGGGCTGCTATTGCAGCATTTTCAATCGGAGCAGCGATCATGGTCTCTGGTAATATTGTCAAAACGCTGCGTGACGTAAGACAAACGATTCGAGATATTTCCCAGGGCGGCAACTTGGCAGAACGGATTCAAGTGCGAACGGAGGATGAAGTGGGTGACCTCGGGCGGGAGACTAACAACCTGCTCGATAAAGTGCAGGAGCAGAATCGCGTGAAGGACCAGCTTACAAGTATCGCTACACTCCTGCAGAACCCGACTAATCTGGAGGGCTTGTCACGTCTGTTCCTGAATGAGCTTGCCATTCTGCTGGAGATTCCCTACAGTGTACTGTACTATTGGAAGGATAATCGGCTCTTGCGCGTAGCTGCTTATGCAGCAGATGGGGACAAAGAGCACTCCATTGGCAAAGTATCCCTTGCACCGGGCGAAGGACTCGTGGGTCAAAGTGCGGTGGAGAAACGGATACTGCGTATGAATGACTTGCCACAGAACTATATTCGAATCTCATCGGGACTAGGCCATGCTTCTGCAACATCTCTTACAGTCGTGCCTGTGATCTTCGAAGGCCGAACAATTGCGGTCATCGAGCTGGCTTCATTAAAGCCGTTGCTGGAGAACGAACTCGAACAGCTTCATGAATTAGTTGAAATATTCAGTGTCTCTCTACACTCCACGGCGACACGCATGGAACTGCAGCAGTTATATGATGAATCCCAGGTACTGAACGAGGAGCTCCAAGCTCAATCGGAGAAGCTTCAGCTGCAAACCGAGGAAATGCTGTCACAAACCGAAGAACTGCAGATGCAAACCGAAGAGCTGCATATGCTGAACGAGCGTCTTGAATTGCAAAAACATGCAGCAGAAACGTCAGCGAGCGAGCTTGCGAGTGTAGCAGACCAGCTGCGAACAAGTTCGGGATACAAATCTGAATTTTTGGCTAATATGTCACATGAATTACGCACTCCACTGAATAGTATGCTTATCCTGTCCGAGATTTTGGCTGAAAACAAACATGAGAACTTGAGCAGCGAAGAACAAAAATACGCATCGGTAATTCATACTTCAGGCAAAGATTTGCTTAATCTGATCAATGACATTTTGGATCTGTCCAAAGTGGAGGCAGGGGAGATGGACATTGATCTTGGCGAAGTTTATCTCGGCGTTCTGCCGGAGACGATGAATCAGTATTTCTTAAAAACCGCGGAGCAGAAAGGAATCGACTTCCGGATTCAGATGCAAAGCCATTTACCGGAAACGATCGTCACGGATGAGATGCGCTTGCATCAGATTCTAAGAAACCTGCTCTCTAACGCATTTAAGTTTACACACGAAGGCGAAGTTGCTCTGACGATTTCCCGAATGAATCTGGCAAGCCCGGAAGCTGGTGGCCCAGAGACGGATGTTATTGCCTTTTCGGTCAGTGATACGGGGATCGGCATCGCGGAAGATAAGCTGCTGCAGATCTTTGATGCATTTAAACAAGCGGATGGTGCAACTGCAAGGAAATACGGTGGAACCGGACTTGGCTTGTCCATTTCCCAATCTCTTGCGACTTTGCTCGGGGGTTCCATATCGGCGACCAGTCGCGAAGGACAGGGCAGTGTATTTACTCTTTTCTTGCCATTGAGACCAGAGGAGCCTGAGACAAAGAATAACTCACGACTATTCTTGAACGAAGTAGCTACAACGATTCCCATCGTGGAATCTCTATCTAATCCATCAAAGGATAAGATTCTGCTGACACCTCTGGAAGAATCGTTATTAAGAGGGCGCCAAGTTTTTGTCGTAGATGATGATATTCGTAACGTATATGCCCTTGCGAATGCCCTTGAACAGTATGGCATGCATATCATTACCGCGCAGAACGGGTATGAATGTCTGGAGATGCTGGAACGCGGGGAAGCCAATCCCGATATCGTTTTGATGGATATCATGATGCCGGAACTGGATGGTTACGATACGACACGTCAGATTCGGGAGCGATTGAAGCTTACCCAGCTGCCGATCATTGCATTAACGGCTAAAGCCATGAAAGAAGATCGAGATAAATGTATTGCAGCAGGTGCCTCGGACTATATTAGCAAGCCGCTGAATATCAAAGAGGTCATATCCCGAATGAAATTGTGGCTTAGTCCGGAAAAACTAGAGATTTAA
- a CDS encoding RNA polymerase sigma factor → MANRLQLLLASDFHNLSPSLQEEVYYEYYNMVHGLIVYIIKERAAAEDIIQEAFIKIIKNKPSFENEVKLKAWLKVVTRNTAINYLRKNKNNRNQLDTDSVFIDMETINQTAASVESTVETQMMQESIEFYLEQLKPEYRVLIELRWKEGLSYREMAELLDTSEEIVKQRLFRARGSIKKQLHKEWGGTIEQRQVR, encoded by the coding sequence ATGGCCAATCGGCTCCAATTACTCTTGGCCTCAGATTTCCATAATTTGAGCCCTTCACTTCAGGAAGAAGTGTATTACGAATACTATAATATGGTTCATGGACTCATCGTTTATATCATCAAGGAACGTGCTGCAGCAGAAGACATCATTCAGGAAGCATTCATTAAAATTATTAAAAACAAACCCTCTTTCGAGAACGAAGTCAAACTGAAAGCCTGGCTTAAGGTCGTCACCCGGAATACCGCCATTAATTATCTTAGAAAAAATAAAAATAACCGTAACCAACTGGATACGGATAGTGTTTTTATAGATATGGAGACGATCAATCAGACGGCAGCTTCCGTAGAGAGTACCGTGGAGACGCAAATGATGCAGGAATCTATTGAGTTCTATCTGGAGCAACTTAAACCCGAATACCGGGTATTAATAGAGCTGCGCTGGAAAGAAGGTCTGTCCTATCGGGAAATGGCAGAGCTGCTGGACACTTCGGAAGAAATCGTGAAACAACGTTTGTTCAGGGCCCGAGGTAGTATCAAGAAGCAATTACATAAGGAATGGGGTGGGACCATTGAGCAAAGGCAAGTCAGATAA
- a CDS encoding aminopeptidase has translation MNNNFELHLQQYAELAVKVGVNVHPGQTLVVNAPITAAHFVRKIVKAAYETGAKLVKVNWSDETVTRLHYDLAPDEAFSIEPKWFAGEMTELVEEGAAILHVIAENPDLLNGVAQERIVTSQKVRGKALEKYRAYQMADKFSWSIVAVPSPEWAAKVFPDLPAEQQVDRLWDVIFKTVRIGEQDAVSEWKTHLQNLDSRADLLNTKKYKKLHYTAPGTDLTIELPEGHIWVSGGSVNEQGHVFIANMPTEEVFTAPLKTGVNGTVRSTKPLSYGGNLIDGFSLTFENGRIVDFTAEQGHDALQNLIEMDEGAHYLGEVALVPHKSPISDTNILFYNTLFDENASNHLAIGNAYAFCLEGGKTMSKQELIDNGLNSSLTHVDFMVGSADMNIHGVTSEGKEEPIFLQGNWAF, from the coding sequence ATGAATAATAATTTTGAACTTCATTTACAGCAGTACGCGGAACTAGCTGTCAAAGTGGGAGTAAACGTCCATCCTGGACAAACACTCGTTGTAAATGCACCAATCACTGCCGCACATTTTGTACGCAAGATCGTGAAGGCTGCCTATGAAACAGGTGCCAAGCTGGTCAAAGTAAACTGGAGTGATGAAACCGTAACACGTCTTCATTATGATCTCGCACCGGATGAGGCATTCTCTATCGAACCAAAATGGTTTGCGGGTGAAATGACAGAACTCGTAGAAGAAGGAGCTGCCATCCTGCACGTCATCGCGGAAAACCCTGATCTCTTAAATGGTGTGGCTCAAGAACGTATCGTCACCAGTCAAAAAGTGCGCGGAAAAGCACTGGAGAAATATCGTGCCTATCAGATGGCTGATAAATTCAGCTGGTCTATCGTTGCGGTACCTTCCCCGGAATGGGCTGCCAAAGTATTCCCGGATCTGCCTGCGGAGCAGCAAGTGGATAGACTATGGGATGTTATTTTCAAAACTGTTCGTATCGGCGAGCAGGATGCTGTTTCCGAATGGAAAACACATTTGCAAAACCTCGATTCCCGTGCCGATCTGCTCAATACGAAAAAATATAAGAAACTTCACTATACTGCCCCTGGAACAGATCTGACCATTGAGCTTCCAGAAGGACACATCTGGGTGTCCGGTGGCAGTGTGAATGAACAGGGTCATGTCTTCATCGCCAACATGCCAACAGAGGAAGTATTTACGGCTCCGCTGAAAACGGGTGTCAATGGCACCGTACGCAGCACCAAGCCACTCAGCTATGGTGGCAATCTGATTGATGGTTTCTCTCTGACATTCGAGAATGGACGTATTGTTGATTTTACTGCCGAGCAAGGACATGATGCCCTGCAAAACCTCATCGAAATGGATGAAGGTGCACACTATCTGGGTGAGGTCGCTCTTGTTCCCCATAAATCACCGATTTCCGATACGAACATTCTGTTCTATAACACCCTGTTCGATGAAAATGCATCCAACCACTTGGCCATCGGTAATGCCTATGCATTCTGTCTGGAAGGCGGCAAAACGATGTCGAAGCAAGAACTCATCGATAATGGTCTGAACTCCAGCCTTACCCATGTGGATTTCATGGTTGGGTCAGCTGACATGAACATTCACGGTGTTACTTCCGAAGGAAAAGAAGAACCGATCTTCCTGCAAGGTAACTGGGCATTCTAA
- a CDS encoding aminopeptidase: protein MLSFEQKLDRYAELAVKVGANVQPGQILVISAMIDTAEFVRLLVRKAYEAGAKQVIVKYGDETVNRLRFEMAPLESFQEPPKWHAAELEELAANNAAFLTVLSSSPDLLKGIDPERISTHQRTYGQAMAKYRQYQQADKMSWTGVACPSPDWAAKVFPDLPAAEQMKQLWEAIFAAVRADLDHPVEAWEQHIDRLEHKAVALNSKKYKALHFVSPGTDLTVELPEGHIWAQAGSVNEQGTRFVANIPTEEVFTAPSKHGVNGTVSSTKPLSYGGSIIDRFSLTFENGRIVDFHAEEGQDTLERLINMDEGSHYLGEVALVPFHSPISESGILYYTTLYDENASCHLAIGSSYAFNMEGGKTMSSEELASRGMNSSITHVDFMMGSPETNIYGITASGEREAVFLNGDWAF, encoded by the coding sequence ATGTTAAGTTTTGAACAAAAATTGGATCGTTATGCCGAGCTGGCAGTCAAGGTGGGGGCCAACGTACAACCCGGTCAAATTCTGGTCATCAGCGCCATGATCGATACCGCTGAATTTGTACGCCTGCTCGTTCGTAAAGCCTACGAAGCCGGGGCCAAACAAGTCATCGTAAAATATGGAGATGAAACCGTCAATCGCCTAAGATTCGAGATGGCTCCGCTGGAATCATTTCAGGAGCCGCCCAAGTGGCATGCTGCGGAACTTGAAGAGCTTGCAGCGAACAATGCTGCCTTTCTGACCGTACTCTCTTCAAGTCCAGATCTGCTCAAAGGGATTGATCCTGAACGAATTTCGACCCATCAGCGTACATATGGACAAGCCATGGCCAAATACCGACAGTATCAGCAGGCTGACAAGATGAGCTGGACAGGTGTTGCCTGCCCTTCTCCGGACTGGGCAGCAAAAGTGTTCCCCGACCTGCCTGCCGCTGAGCAGATGAAGCAGCTTTGGGAAGCCATTTTTGCCGCTGTCAGAGCAGATTTGGATCATCCAGTAGAAGCTTGGGAACAGCATATTGATCGATTGGAACATAAAGCAGTTGCCCTAAACAGCAAAAAGTATAAAGCACTTCATTTTGTCTCCCCTGGAACGGATCTGACGGTTGAACTACCTGAAGGTCATATCTGGGCACAAGCGGGCAGTGTAAACGAACAAGGGACTCGCTTCGTAGCTAATATTCCGACAGAGGAAGTATTTACTGCTCCCAGCAAACATGGCGTCAACGGTACAGTGTCCAGCACCAAACCGCTGAGTTATGGCGGAAGTATTATCGATCGCTTCTCTCTCACCTTTGAGAATGGACGAATCGTTGATTTTCATGCGGAAGAAGGTCAAGATACGCTGGAACGATTAATCAACATGGATGAAGGATCTCACTATCTTGGCGAGGTTGCACTTGTACCCTTCCATTCTCCGATTTCCGAGAGCGGCATTCTATATTACACGACGCTGTATGATGAGAACGCCTCATGTCACCTCGCGATCGGCAGTTCCTATGCCTTCAATATGGAAGGCGGAAAAACCATGTCCTCCGAAGAACTTGCTTCTCGTGGCATGAATTCCAGCATCACGCATGTAGACTTCATGATGGGATCTCCGGAAACCAACATTTATGGCATTACTGCAAGCGGAGAACGTGAAGCGGTCTTCCTGAATGGAGATTGGGCATTTTAA
- a CDS encoding Lsa family ABC-F type ribosomal protection protein: MSMINVSNLTFAYDGSYDNIFENVSFQLDSDWKLGFTGRNGRGKTTFLNLLLGKYEYSGTISAHVDFEYFPFPVEHKDAMTLDVISDVYSDYQHWELVRELNLLKVSEDVLYRPFDSLSNGEQTKVMLAALFMKENQFLLIDEPTNHLDMHARKLVSSYLSRKSGFILVSHDRSFLDHSVDHILSINKTNIEIQKGNFSAWWENKKRQDQYELASNEKLQKDIKRLSDSAKRTGGWSHEVENSKNGTRNSGSKVDKGYIGHKAAKMMKRSKNIEQRQQSAIQEKSKLLKNIESAERLQIHQLEFHKNEIVQLDNVSIAYGSNIVCKDINLTVEKGDRIALYGKNGSGKSSILKLICGEDIAYTGQLRKDPQVKISYVSQDTSGLAGSLSEYAMTQGIDESLFKSILRKLDFSRLQLDKDISTFSAGQKKKVLIAKSLSEEAHLHVWDEPLNFVDVISRMQIEDLLLEHSPTLLFVEHDSEFCSNIATSIIEL, translated from the coding sequence ATGTCAATGATAAACGTATCAAACCTGACCTTTGCCTATGACGGCAGTTACGATAATATTTTCGAAAATGTGAGTTTTCAATTGGACTCCGACTGGAAATTGGGCTTTACCGGAAGAAACGGGAGAGGGAAAACGACCTTCCTTAACCTTTTGCTTGGTAAATATGAATATAGTGGCACCATCTCAGCCCATGTTGATTTTGAGTACTTTCCTTTTCCTGTTGAGCATAAAGACGCGATGACACTTGATGTGATCAGTGACGTTTATTCAGACTATCAGCATTGGGAACTGGTACGGGAGCTAAACCTTCTGAAGGTTTCCGAAGATGTGCTGTATCGACCATTCGATTCCCTATCCAATGGAGAACAAACGAAAGTCATGCTGGCTGCCTTATTCATGAAGGAAAATCAATTCTTGCTTATTGATGAGCCCACCAATCATCTCGACATGCATGCCAGAAAGCTCGTCAGCAGCTATTTAAGCAGAAAAAGTGGTTTTATTCTTGTATCACATGATAGATCCTTCCTGGATCACAGCGTAGACCATATTCTTTCGATCAATAAAACGAACATCGAGATTCAAAAAGGCAATTTTTCCGCCTGGTGGGAGAATAAGAAGAGACAGGATCAGTATGAGCTTGCAAGCAACGAAAAGTTACAGAAAGACATTAAACGCTTATCCGACTCCGCCAAACGGACTGGTGGTTGGTCACATGAAGTCGAAAATTCCAAAAACGGGACTAGAAACTCCGGTTCGAAAGTGGATAAGGGCTACATTGGCCATAAGGCCGCCAAAATGATGAAGCGGTCCAAAAACATCGAACAACGGCAGCAATCTGCCATTCAAGAAAAGTCCAAACTTCTCAAAAATATCGAAAGTGCAGAGCGGCTGCAGATTCATCAATTGGAGTTTCACAAAAATGAAATTGTCCAATTGGACAATGTCTCAATTGCATATGGCTCCAATATCGTTTGTAAGGATATTAATTTAACGGTTGAAAAAGGAGACCGAATCGCTCTCTACGGTAAGAATGGTTCCGGTAAATCCAGCATTCTTAAATTGATTTGCGGCGAGGATATTGCCTACACAGGTCAACTTCGCAAGGATCCTCAGGTCAAAATATCGTATGTATCACAGGATACCTCGGGTCTAGCGGGAAGCTTATCCGAGTATGCAATGACACAGGGCATTGATGAAAGTCTCTTCAAATCAATATTACGCAAGCTGGATTTCTCCAGGCTTCAGCTGGATAAGGATATTTCAACGTTTAGTGCTGGACAAAAAAAGAAAGTACTGATTGCTAAAAGCCTTAGCGAGGAAGCACATTTGCACGTTTGGGATGAACCACTTAATTTTGTTGATGTCATTTCCCGCATGCAAATTGAAGACTTGCTGCTTGAGCACTCGCCAACACTTCTTTTTGTGGAACATGACAGCGAATTTTGCTCGAATATTGCCACGAGTATCATTGAGTTATGA
- a CDS encoding MBL fold metallo-hydrolase, whose amino-acid sequence MTSDNLITAGMTGLEEVAHDILSLRTLFVNVVFIGEPGSRNWILVDTGMAGFTDHIVRIAAERFQGPPSAIILTHGHFDHVGTVIELEQFWGVPVFAHSLELPYLTGLKDYPPADPSVGGGLMARLSFAYPNEAINLDDRIFSLPEDHSVPGLPGWRWIHTPGHTPGHVSLFREEGRFLIAGDAIVSVKQESLWSVLLQDEQMHGPPAYFTTDWDEAHRSVHVIRKLEPRVVVTGHGHSLTGDFLHDSLEHLDQDFEQDAVPEHGKYVD is encoded by the coding sequence ATGACATCTGACAATCTGATCACAGCAGGAATGACGGGGCTTGAAGAAGTCGCGCATGATATCCTCAGTCTGCGTACATTATTTGTTAATGTAGTATTCATCGGTGAACCGGGAAGCAGGAACTGGATTCTAGTGGATACCGGGATGGCGGGATTTACGGATCATATTGTGCGGATCGCAGCAGAACGGTTTCAGGGACCACCGTCCGCCATCATATTGACACATGGTCATTTCGACCATGTAGGTACTGTAATAGAGCTTGAACAGTTCTGGGGTGTTCCCGTCTTTGCCCATTCACTAGAATTACCTTATTTAACGGGCCTTAAGGATTATCCACCAGCCGATCCTTCCGTAGGTGGGGGACTGATGGCAAGACTGTCATTTGCCTATCCGAACGAAGCAATTAACCTGGATGATCGTATCTTCAGCCTGCCGGAGGATCATTCGGTACCTGGTTTACCTGGATGGCGTTGGATCCATACTCCAGGACATACACCTGGGCATGTGTCGCTCTTTCGCGAGGAGGGCCGTTTCCTGATTGCGGGGGACGCCATTGTTTCGGTTAAACAGGAATCGCTATGGAGTGTACTGCTGCAGGATGAACAGATGCATGGTCCACCTGCATATTTTACGACGGACTGGGACGAGGCTCATCGATCCGTTCATGTAATCAGGAAGTTGGAGCCACGTGTCGTGGTCACGGGGCATGGACATTCGCTGACAGGTGATTTCTTGCATGATTCGCTTGAGCACCTTGATCAGGATTTTGAACAGGATGCTGTGCCGGAGCACGGCAAATATGTCGATTAA
- the fumC gene encoding class II fumarate hydratase has protein sequence MEYRIERDTLGEMKVPADRLWGAQTQRSKENFPIGREHMPMEVIRALAILKKSAAASNHKLGKLSAAKSDAIAYAADEIIAGRIDDHFPLVVWQTGSGTQSNMNVNEVIANLGNQLLEQKGKEERLHPNDDVNMSQSSNDTFPTALHVAGVLAVEDQLLPAIAVLKSTFADKSEAFKDIIKIGRTHLQDATPITLGQEISGWEAMLDKSERMIRDSVQYMKELAIGGTAVGTGINAHPDFGDYTAKEIGKHTGKDFVSAPNKFHALTSHDEVVYAHGAVKALAADLMKIANDVRWLASGPRSGLGEIRIPENEPGSSIMPGKVNPTQSEALTMVVTQVMGNDAAIGFAASQGNFELNVFKPVIIYNFLQSVQLLADSIIAFNDKCAVGIEPNLGQIEHNLNNSLMLVTALNPHIGYENAAKIAKLAHKEGLSLKEAALQTGLLTEEQFDQYVDPAKMIAPKA, from the coding sequence GTGGAATACCGCATTGAAAGAGATACGCTCGGAGAGATGAAGGTACCAGCGGACAGACTATGGGGGGCGCAGACACAGCGCAGTAAGGAAAACTTCCCGATTGGTCGTGAGCATATGCCGATGGAAGTTATTCGTGCACTTGCCATTTTGAAAAAGAGTGCTGCAGCGAGCAACCATAAGCTCGGCAAGCTGTCTGCCGCCAAATCGGATGCGATTGCCTATGCAGCGGACGAGATCATTGCCGGTCGGATTGACGATCATTTCCCACTTGTCGTATGGCAGACAGGAAGCGGAACGCAGTCCAATATGAATGTGAACGAAGTCATCGCCAATCTGGGTAACCAGCTTCTTGAACAGAAGGGCAAGGAAGAGCGTTTGCATCCGAATGACGATGTGAACATGTCCCAGAGCTCCAACGATACGTTCCCGACAGCTCTACATGTTGCAGGTGTACTAGCTGTTGAAGACCAGCTCTTGCCAGCCATTGCTGTACTCAAATCTACCTTTGCAGACAAATCCGAAGCTTTCAAGGATATTATCAAGATCGGACGTACCCACCTGCAGGATGCTACTCCTATCACACTCGGACAGGAGATCAGCGGCTGGGAAGCGATGCTGGACAAGAGTGAGCGCATGATTCGTGATAGTGTTCAATATATGAAAGAACTGGCCATTGGTGGGACCGCTGTAGGTACAGGCATCAATGCTCATCCTGACTTTGGCGATTATACCGCCAAGGAGATCGGCAAACATACAGGTAAGGATTTTGTATCGGCACCAAACAAATTCCACGCACTTACAAGTCATGATGAAGTCGTTTACGCCCACGGCGCTGTTAAAGCGCTTGCAGCTGATCTGATGAAAATTGCCAATGACGTGCGCTGGCTTGCAAGTGGTCCGCGCAGTGGACTCGGAGAGATCCGCATTCCGGAGAATGAACCGGGCAGCTCCATCATGCCGGGCAAAGTGAATCCAACCCAGAGCGAAGCACTGACAATGGTTGTAACGCAAGTAATGGGGAACGATGCTGCGATCGGATTCGCGGCAAGTCAGGGTAACTTTGAGTTGAATGTATTCAAACCGGTCATTATTTATAACTTCCTGCAATCCGTACAACTGCTTGCGGACTCAATCATTGCCTTTAACGATAAATGCGCAGTGGGTATTGAACCTAATCTGGGTCAAATCGAACATAATCTGAACAACTCGCTTATGTTGGTGACTGCTCTTAATCCGCATATTGGATACGAGAATGCAGCCAAGATTGCGAAGCTGGCTCACAAAGAAGGATTATCTCTGAAGGAGGCTGCTCTGCAGACCGGGTTGCTTACCGAAGAGCAGTTCGATCAGTATGTGGATCCTGCGAAAATGATTGCTCCAAAAGCTTAA
- a CDS encoding aldose 1-epimerase encodes MTQNSAYEEQFGGIPAVWLRFNQFEAAVIPSVGANLVAFRDTERGHRYLREPDLNDMEAFKAAPAVYGIPVLSPPNRYEDGRFPWNGEIYQLPVNEPATGNHLHGFLHEANWKVEGYGTTELESYILLSQEIKEGHLFHQYLPFTFTVTLRYSLDSTGLQQQLKVRNNGKERMPNLFAFHTAINVAFVPDSDVSDYTAKITIGQRRELNERSLPTGQFQPLSPNEEKLKAEGVSPFFESMDNHYTAEPQNGRNYMELTNHRTGDKFVYDVGASYKHWMIWNNNTEGGFFCPEPQMNLVNAPNVQGLPAEEIGLVGLEPGEIFEQASRLYPIYS; translated from the coding sequence ATGACACAGAATTCAGCGTATGAGGAGCAATTTGGCGGAATTCCGGCGGTGTGGCTTCGATTCAATCAATTTGAGGCGGCCGTAATTCCAAGCGTGGGTGCAAATCTGGTTGCGTTTCGTGATACAGAGCGCGGTCATCGCTATCTTCGTGAACCTGATTTGAATGATATGGAAGCATTCAAGGCTGCACCAGCCGTGTACGGCATTCCCGTTCTGTCTCCACCGAATCGCTATGAAGATGGCCGCTTTCCCTGGAATGGCGAAATCTATCAATTACCTGTAAATGAACCTGCTACGGGCAACCATTTGCACGGATTTTTACACGAGGCAAATTGGAAGGTAGAAGGATATGGAACGACTGAACTGGAGAGTTATATCCTGCTGAGCCAAGAGATAAAAGAAGGACACCTTTTCCATCAATATTTGCCGTTCACGTTCACGGTAACGCTTCGTTACTCTCTTGACAGCACAGGTCTCCAGCAGCAGCTGAAGGTTCGTAATAACGGCAAAGAGCGCATGCCGAATTTGTTTGCGTTCCATACAGCCATTAATGTTGCCTTTGTACCTGACAGTGATGTGTCGGATTATACCGCCAAAATCACCATCGGTCAGCGCCGTGAGCTGAATGAACGTTCTTTGCCTACCGGCCAATTTCAACCGCTTTCACCGAATGAGGAGAAGTTAAAGGCAGAAGGGGTTAGTCCATTCTTCGAATCCATGGATAATCACTATACAGCTGAACCCCAGAATGGTCGAAATTATATGGAGCTCACGAACCATCGTACAGGAGACAAATTTGTTTATGATGTTGGAGCATCGTACAAACACTGGATGATCTGGAATAACAACACGGAAGGCGGATTCTTCTGTCCTGAACCTCAGATGAACCTGGTTAATGCACCGAATGTGCAGGGCCTACCAGCCGAAGAAATCGGATTAGTTGGACTTGAGCCTGGCGAGATCTTCGAACAAGCCAGTCGTTTGTATCCGATCTATTCATAA